A genomic window from Streptomyces sp. NBC_01429 includes:
- a CDS encoding ATP-binding protein translates to MSANLPLTRRIARAALLIAAGAAPVIGAAGSASAAELPQADLGSVSTLDGAAVGDTIDGGTRQATKTVGDAGGKAVEQGVPAAGKAVGKAAKTATPAVQKTAGDTAGGAGTLLGRTASTATEGAGAAKAPAGGTLGGLPLQGLPIG, encoded by the coding sequence ATGTCCGCGAACCTCCCCCTCACCCGTCGGATCGCCCGTGCCGCGCTGCTCATCGCGGCGGGCGCGGCCCCGGTGATCGGTGCGGCCGGCTCCGCGAGCGCGGCGGAGCTGCCGCAGGCCGATCTGGGTTCGGTGAGCACGCTCGACGGCGCCGCCGTGGGCGACACCATCGACGGCGGCACCCGGCAGGCGACCAAGACCGTGGGCGACGCGGGCGGCAAGGCCGTCGAGCAGGGCGTGCCGGCCGCGGGCAAGGCCGTCGGCAAGGCCGCCAAGACCGCCACCCCCGCCGTCCAGAAGACCGCCGGTGACACCGCAGGCGGCGCCGGCACGCTGCTGGGCCGGACCGCCTCGACGGCCACCGAGGGCGCGGGCGCGGCCAAGGCGCCGGCCGGCGGCACGCTCGGCGGTCTGCCGCTCCAGGGCCTGCCGATCGGCTGA
- the fdxA gene encoding ferredoxin: MTYVIAQPCVDVKDKACIEECPVDCIYEGSRSLYIHPDECVDCGACEPVCPVEAIFYEDDTPEEWKDYYKANVEFFDELGSPGGASKLGLIERDHPFVAALPPQNG; this comes from the coding sequence GTGACCTACGTCATCGCGCAGCCTTGTGTCGACGTCAAGGACAAGGCGTGCATCGAGGAGTGCCCGGTCGACTGCATCTACGAGGGCTCGCGGTCCTTGTACATCCACCCGGACGAATGCGTCGACTGCGGAGCCTGTGAGCCGGTCTGCCCGGTCGAGGCGATCTTCTACGAGGACGACACCCCGGAGGAGTGGAAGGACTACTACAAGGCGAACGTCGAGTTCTTCGACGAGCTGGGCTCGCCCGGTGGTGCTTCCAAGCTCGGCCTGATCGAGCGCGACCACCCCTTCGTCGCCGCGCTGCCGCCCCAGAACGGCTGA
- the dapC gene encoding succinyldiaminopimelate transaminase — MSAVSPRVSSRLPVFPWDKLEPYKATAAAHPDGIVDLSIGTPVDPVPALIRRALTGAADSPGYPTVWGTAELRDALTGWVERRLGARGVAHTNVLPVVGSKELVAWLPTQLGLGAGDRVAFPRLAYPTYEVGARLCGAEPVPYTDPTELDPAGLRLLWLNSPSNPTGAVLPREELARIVAWAREHDVLVFSDECYLELGWEAEPVSVLHPDVCGGTYEGVVAVHSLSKRSNLAGYRAAFIAGDADVLGELLRIRKHGGMMTPAPVQAATVAALGDDTHVREQRERYAARRAALRAALEAHGFRIDHSEASLYLWSTRDEPCWDTVAHLAGLGILVAPGDFYGPAGERHVRVALTATDERVAAAVKRLG; from the coding sequence GTGTCCGCAGTCTCCCCGCGAGTCTCCTCGCGCCTTCCCGTCTTTCCCTGGGACAAGCTGGAGCCGTACAAAGCGACGGCGGCGGCGCACCCGGACGGGATCGTGGACCTGTCCATCGGTACGCCCGTCGACCCGGTTCCCGCGCTGATCCGGCGGGCCCTGACCGGGGCCGCCGACTCGCCCGGGTATCCGACGGTGTGGGGCACGGCGGAGCTGCGGGACGCGCTGACCGGCTGGGTGGAGCGGCGGCTCGGCGCGCGCGGGGTGGCGCACACCAATGTGCTGCCGGTGGTCGGTTCCAAGGAGCTGGTGGCCTGGCTGCCGACGCAGCTGGGACTCGGCGCCGGCGACCGGGTCGCGTTCCCCCGGCTCGCGTACCCGACGTACGAGGTGGGGGCGCGGCTCTGCGGCGCCGAGCCCGTCCCGTACACCGACCCCACCGAGCTGGACCCGGCCGGGCTGAGGCTCCTGTGGCTCAACTCGCCGTCGAACCCGACGGGCGCGGTGCTGCCGCGCGAGGAGCTGGCGCGGATCGTGGCCTGGGCGCGCGAGCACGACGTGCTGGTCTTCAGCGACGAGTGCTACCTGGAGCTGGGCTGGGAGGCCGAGCCCGTTTCCGTGCTGCACCCGGACGTCTGCGGCGGCACGTACGAGGGCGTGGTGGCCGTCCACTCGCTCTCCAAGCGCTCCAACCTGGCCGGCTACCGCGCGGCCTTCATCGCGGGCGACGCCGACGTCCTGGGCGAGCTGCTGCGGATCCGCAAGCACGGCGGGATGATGACCCCCGCGCCGGTGCAGGCGGCGACCGTCGCGGCGCTCGGTGACGACACGCACGTACGGGAGCAGCGGGAGCGGTACGCGGCCCGCCGCGCCGCCCTGCGCGCCGCGCTGGAGGCGCACGGCTTCCGTATCGACCACAGCGAGGCGAGCCTCTACCTGTGGTCGACGCGCGACGAGCCGTGCTGGGACACCGTGGCCCACCTCGCCGGGCTGGGGATCCTCGTCGCGCCCGGCGACTTCTACGGCCCGGCGGGCGAGCGGCACGTGCGGGTGGCGCTGACGGCCACGGACGAGCGGGTCGCGGCGGCGGTCAAGCGGCTCGGCTGA